Below is a genomic region from Fischerella sp. PCC 9605.
TTCGTAGGCAAAAAACCTCACAGCCTGCCTTCGCAGGCTTTGTTCGTGCAGCCCCACCCTTCTAGGGTGCAGGATTTCTAAATCAAACTCTTGCAGGCAAAGAAATCCTTGCAGGAGGTTCTAAACTTGCATCTTGCGTACTCTCAATTTCTTCCGATACCAACAATTCTCGAATCAACCTAGCGATCGCTTTTTGCGCCAACTGGCTGGCAATTTGTTGTCCCAAACGCTGCAATCCGGGATTTACCAACATTTGGGCTAGTTGCGGAGCAAGCTGCGTCGGGTCAAAGCCACGAGTTTCGCGGAGAATATTTAATATTCGTTTGATATGCTCCAAGGTTTGTTGTTGCTCATCTGTAGCAGCAGGCGTTTCGTTAATTGCTGTGACACCAACCCGTTCCCGCAGTAGGTATGTGAAGTTGTGCAGAATATTTTTACTCAATGCTTCTACACTTTTCACAAATTCATCCACCAAGCGATCGCGAATGAAAGCACCGCGTTCGGAAGTGAGAAAATCTACCCCTTGATTCAATACCAAATTCAAGTCATAGTCTTGATTGTTACGAGCATTGCGTAACAAGTTTTCCAAGCGGTTCCAGCGGAAACGACCTTCTTTGAAAAGCAGATCCCGCAGCGATGCTCTTAATTCTGGTGCTGGATCGGTTAACAATCGTTTAGCAACGTAAGGATAAGCCTCACTCAAGACTTTGAAGTTGGGGTCAATATAGATAGCGATACCTTCCAGCGTTACCAGAGAACGAATTATCAAAGCGTAGTAGGGAGGTACGCGGAAGGGATACTCATACATCAAAGCCGATAGTTCGTCAGTGATGCTTTTAATGTTCAACTCAGCAACACTAGCTCCCTGAGCATTGGCAAATACTTTGGCAAATGCCGGAATAATCGGCGTTAAATCTGTCTCCGGTGAGAGAAAATCTAACTTGACGTAGTCGTATGCTAAGCCTTCAAAGTCACGGTTAACTACATGAACAATGGCTTCAATTAAACCGTAACGCTGTGGCGGCTTAATCTCGCTCATCATGCCAAAGTCCAGATATGCCAATTTCCCATCGGTGGTGGCTAATAAATTACCTGGGTGAGGATCGGCGTGGAAAAATCCATGTTCCAGCAGTTGTCGCAATGAACACTGCACTCCCACTTCGATTAAATAGCGGGCGTTGATGCCTTGGGCACTAATTTTTTCTGGTTCGGTTAATTTTGTGCCGTTAATCCACTCCATCGTTAAAACGCGACGGTTGGTGTATTCCCAGTAAATTTTCGGTACGTAAACGTCTTTAAGATGACCGTATAACTGATAAAAGCGCTCAGCATTTTCTCCCTCGTGAATGTAGTCCATCTCTTCAAAGATGCGATCGCCTAATTCATCGAGGATACCTACCAAATCGCTGCGGATGCGTTTAAAATTTTTCTGCGCCCATCCTGCTAATTGCCGTAAGATAAACAAGTCAATAGCAATCCGTTCTCGCAAGTCAGGACGTTGGACTTTGACGGCGACTTCCTCACCAGTTTTCAGCTTACCTTTGTATACTTGCCCCAAGGAAGCGGCGGCGATTGGTTCTGGTGAAAGTTCCTCGTAAACCTCCTGTGGAGGTGCGCCTAATTCTTCTTCTATAAATTGATAAGCTATTTCGTTGGGAAAGGGTGGCAACTTGTCTTGCAGCTGGGTAAGTTCCTCTAGGTACACCGGAGGAACTAGATCCGGTCGGGTAGACAATGCTTGTCCGATTTTAATATAGGCAGGGCCTAAATTTGTTAGGATTTCTCGCAAGCGAATTGCTCGGCGACGGTCATTTTTAACGACGACTCCCCGTTTGCTATCCGACCATACACCAAGAGCAAAACTGATCGTTGGTGTCAAAACCGCGATAATGCGTCGCAAAACTTGCAGGGGACGACTTTTATAGTAGGTCTTGATCGCCTGCGGATCGTATCGCAATGCTGCCTCAGGTTCAATTGTGGAACTGACCAGCCCTCTATGTCCTTGAGCTTCTTCTAGTGCTGGTAAACTCACAACAGATGCTTTAGCACCATTGTCCGGTACTACTTCATAATCAACTTCCAGGGAAGTAGGGGAAACTGTTTTTGCATTCATGAGCTTACCACCGCATCGGAGCTATTATGTTAAGTATTGTAACAATTTGTTGAGAGAGTAGGTTTCTAAAAAAAGGCATAAACCAAAATAAGACAGCTATCCTGGAGGCAGAAGGAGCACCCCGGCAGGAAGCAGAAGGTAGAAACTGGGAGAAAGCCCAAAGAAAGAGCAAGGCAATAATTTTCATTAGTACTGTAATTTACAGTTCATGACGGCTATTTATATCAATACATTATCGATTCCAAAGCAGGAGTAATTAAGAAGGTTCATAGCTAGATTGCTATACTTATAAAGCCAAAATTAAACTAGTGCTGCATAACGAAAATAACCAACAAGTTAAGAACAAGTCACAATAATTAATGTAATCAGCATTCTTCTCTTCTGTCTTCTGCCTTAATGCACTAAGTTTGCTAAACTCAAGGATGGCTTGTGGATTCAAAAGTAGTAGATTTTGCAGGGTGCAAAAAGGCGATCGCTAGTACATCACGGCTACAATTATCCAACTCTTACAAAGAGACAAAACGTTAATTTAGTGGGTATTTACGCCTTCAGCACAGTTGCCTCCTACCTCCTGCCTGACTGTACTAGTGTCCCTGAAGTTAGAAGTATCTGGCGTCTGCCCTCACGGAGAATTTAGCTCAATGTTGTCTCTGTTGCAAATAGAAAATTTTGCCCTCATTGACAAGCTGGAATTGGAATTTGGTCTGGGATTGAATGTATTGACAGGTGAAACCGGCGCGGGGAAGTCGATTATCTTGGATGCCATTGATGCGGTATTAGGCGGAAAAGTTTCTAGTCGCGTGGTTCGCACTGGCACAAGTAGGGCAATGGTAGAAGCAACTTTCTCCTCTAATTCTGCCTTAGTAGCTTGGTTGACTGAACAGGAAATCGATCCTATTGATGAAAATACCGTAGTTATTAGCCGAGAAATTACAATTTCGTCTGGGAAAGTACGGAGTAGATCGCGGGTGAATGGAGTGTTAGTCAATCAGCAGGTGATGTCAGGACTGCGCGATCGCTTGGTAGAAATTACTGCTCAAGGTCAAACAGTCTTAGTCGGACAGTCTGCTCAAATTCGCGATTGGTTAGATGTGTATGGTGGAGAATCTCTGTTGCAGCAGCGACAAGAAGTCGCCACTGCTTTTAGCGCCTACCAACAAGCACATCAGACATTAGAAAAACGCCGGACATCAGAACGGGAACGCCTGCAACAACTAGATTTACTATCCTATCAAGTCAAGGAACTCGGGGACATCAACCTTAGCGATCCTGATGAACTAGAGCAACTCCAGCAAGAACACCAACGCCTGAATCATGTTGTTGAACTCCAACAGATGAGTTACAAAGTATACCAAGCTTTGTACCAAAACGACGATGAAACCCCAACCGCGACAGATTTGCTG
It encodes:
- a CDS encoding ABC1 kinase family protein, whose amino-acid sequence is MNAKTVSPTSLEVDYEVVPDNGAKASVVSLPALEEAQGHRGLVSSTIEPEAALRYDPQAIKTYYKSRPLQVLRRIIAVLTPTISFALGVWSDSKRGVVVKNDRRRAIRLREILTNLGPAYIKIGQALSTRPDLVPPVYLEELTQLQDKLPPFPNEIAYQFIEEELGAPPQEVYEELSPEPIAAASLGQVYKGKLKTGEEVAVKVQRPDLRERIAIDLFILRQLAGWAQKNFKRIRSDLVGILDELGDRIFEEMDYIHEGENAERFYQLYGHLKDVYVPKIYWEYTNRRVLTMEWINGTKLTEPEKISAQGINARYLIEVGVQCSLRQLLEHGFFHADPHPGNLLATTDGKLAYLDFGMMSEIKPPQRYGLIEAIVHVVNRDFEGLAYDYVKLDFLSPETDLTPIIPAFAKVFANAQGASVAELNIKSITDELSALMYEYPFRVPPYYALIIRSLVTLEGIAIYIDPNFKVLSEAYPYVAKRLLTDPAPELRASLRDLLFKEGRFRWNRLENLLRNARNNQDYDLNLVLNQGVDFLTSERGAFIRDRLVDEFVKSVEALSKNILHNFTYLLRERVGVTAINETPAATDEQQQTLEHIKRILNILRETRGFDPTQLAPQLAQMLVNPGLQRLGQQIASQLAQKAIARLIRELLVSEEIESTQDASLEPPARISLPARV